The window tttctATGACCTTATTTCTTCCCCATAATTTCAAATTCATATTGTCATGTAATTCTGTCTTCCAAAACTTTTTGCCTCTTTCCAAAACTTTTCGCCTCTTTCCAAAACTTTCTGAAAAGGAATTTTGCTTTCAGTCTTTTCTTTCAATCACGGTCTTGGCAAGTATGCTAACAGAATGTGTGCCAGTATTATCATTTATATTCCAAAAGCATTAACCATACCTCAGAAGAATGGGATTTAAAATATGCAATTTCATAACACAATGGCATCAGACTTTTGCTTCTCTTATACATCAACCTTGGTTCTAAATCAGTCAGTTTGGTAGAGTTCCAAATCTACTTACAATTAAATAGTTTATGttttattaaaatgtttataaTCTAGAGGTTAAGTAACATCACTTTGGGAGTAGAACActattaggttttttaaaaaatatgctttTTTTCCTTTGGACTTCTCCATTTGTGGTGCTCTCCTGTGCTTCACAACTTGCTTTCATAATATAGTTACAATGTAACCGATATTCCATACCTTATGCATGTGAGCAATGCTCTTCTGTTACTTAACTTCTATTTAAGAATTTCTCTTTACTTACTTAtggcttttcttttaaaagagaactCAACAATAGCAAGCCAAAGGAGTGGTttcccagcttcattttggaCCAGTTCTTATCAAACTCCACCTCCACCATGTTTAAGTGGAGTTCATCATGATTTTCCAGTTACTGCACCAGGCACCTTCTCAACAGCAGATCCTAGCACCTGGCCAGGGCATGCCCTGCATCagactgctcctcctcctcctcctagcatGTCAGAATCTTGGCATTATCCATTAGCATCTCAGGTGAGCCCTTCATATGGACACATGCATGATGTCTACATGCATCACCATCctcatgcacacatgcaccaccaccacccagctccGCACCTTGACCCACGGTACAGACCTTTGCTGATGCCTTCAGTTTGTGCAGGCAAGATTCCTCCACCACAGTGTGATGCAGCCAAGGCAGATCCTACTGCTGTCACCACTGCTACCTCAGCATGGGCAGGAGCTTTTCATGGAACAGTTGACATTGTACCAACTTTTGGGTTTGACTCAGGTAAGTTGCAACATGCTCTTGTCTACAGGTCATGTTATCCCAGGAAATATTTGTATAACTAAAATCCCAGGGTATATTTGTATAACTAAAATTTTCACCAAATAATAATTACCAAGTTTCATTGTGATCACTCTGTGCTCAAGGGAGATACCACATTCTAgtgagcccattcacacaaccaagaattggagggtaggaggcagcaaacccagctagTACTGCCCACGAGAACCCATGGGAAGCCCTCCAactcaatccactctaatatagGTAGTCCAGATCCTGTACCTGAGTTTTTTTACCAAGTTAGGATGAAAAGAGGAGCTGTCCTACCTCAGTTTTTCTTGTTTGTTAGACTTGTTAGACTTCTGGAGCTCCCAGTAGCCAGCCAACATGTTTGTCATAGAGTGCTGCAGCCAGAGGGGCCAAGCACAGGAGAAGTGCTGGTGCACGGAGGGCTGCCTGACTACTGTGAACATAATACATTTTGGGATAACTCCTTcgatccttggaggacccagctcccttttTCTGTAATGGAGACTGCAGCTGTAGTGATCATCTGGGTGGTGAGTTCTCAGACCCAAACTGAGGGTCTACTCATTTGTGGGGATCAGGGTAggagctcttccctcccccaaactACCCCCAGATGATTGCGTGAAAGACCTTAGTATGTGTTTACATCATTCCTGACCTCTTTGAAAATGGATGTGGGGTCAAGCTGATTGAGAATTGTGTACCAATTTCTCTTCAGATATCTTAGTCTTCAAGGCAGATGTGAACAAACAGAAAATGCCAAACATAGGCAAGTTAAACCAAAGGCTTCATTTTGGCCAATAATCTATACATTCACCCTTGAGTGACAGAGAGCTAATACAATGATTCTTACTTCATCCAATACAGCAGAGCCTTGTTTGGAGTCAGTCTCTTGAAGCAGCATCCTGGATTTGTATCTTCTGTTTGTGTTGATCTGAGAAATTGTTGGCCTCTGCCATTAAAGCTATGTATCCATTGACCAGAACAATAACCCCAGTGCTGGCTGCTAGCATCAGCCCAAAATGCTCATCATTTATATGTAGCTTGGGTAGTGGGGTAAAGGAACGACTGATACTTCAAAGACTGACTGTATAAAGACAGTGCTGAAAACCTGTTAGTTATTTGGCAGAATGTCAGAACTGTTTTCATGTTGCATAAAGAGCCTTACTGGACCAGACTAACTATCTATCTAGTCTAGTACTGCTGTTTATGGTACCCAGTTCTGGCAACTGGTATTGCCAATATCCTTGGTGCTCTCAACTTAAAACGCATATGGCTTCTGAGCTTTATCAAAGTTAGGTATTGCTGTGATAAACACACAAGATTCAAAGGGGAGTTGCTTATTCCAACTGCAACTACCTGTACCTCTCCCAAAGAATATTGTGTTATGTGTCTGCCTTTTACATATATTGAGACAGCTGTTGTATAAAGTGTGGTGCTGTTCTCACTGATCCAACAGCTTGGCAAATGTGGCAACTCTATGAAGAACATTGGTCAGCCAGCTCCAGGCAATCCCTCTTACTCTAACCTAAACTCCTCTATTTTGCTGGATCTGAAGAAAGAATTATTGTTCTTATCCTTCCAGGCCAAGAATACAGAAGTGATACTCCTCCgacagcgggtggggggagagactctTACCATTCTTGCTAGAATGCATGTGTCTTATACATGTGTGCACCTATGCTTTGAAGCTAAAATGAAGGAATTAATTAGAACCACAACTTAAAGTGTGAATAGTATACAGATTGCAGTATAGACCGTGCCAAAACATGTTAGAATACCCCAGAGGAGCAAATAGACTCTGAGACAAAAAGGTTTTTGAAAACTAAAGAAACAGCATTTATTTTTTTGCTGGCCAGAGGCACAATGTGAAAATATGGTATCTGGCAACCTTGGTGACTTGGAATGAAGGCAgctcagggtgggggagagaaggatgGGGAGAAGGTGGAGGTTGTGGAGGTTTGAGTAGCCTAGTGGTTGGAGGGCAATGAAATGTGGATGGAAAGCAGAACATGGAGAAAGAAAGTATCAAGCAGCTTTATACCTCATCTTTAGTCTGCTTCTTCATGAGCAAAGCCAAGGATTGGATCCCCTTGGGGGAGATAAAAAGGGTCCTTTCTCAAAGGTGCTGCCAGAGCAGTAAACAAGGAAGACAACTATATCCCTCACTGGGAGGCACCAGCTTATGTCCAAGGTTTGTTAGTGGCCAGTCAGGCACCATTGCACATACCAACTTTCCATGGCTGCAGGGAGAGCAACTCGGAAGCACAACAGTGCCAGTTCATGTGAAAGGTCAGGGCAGCAGAGTAGGGACTCTAAAGATTAGGGAGGGCAATTTACCAGGGCAGTCCTGAGGGGAAGCTTAGGTAAGGTAGATTGGAATTATGGAGCACTATTATTGCAAAAAATTACTATCTGCCAGAAGCCCATGCCTGGAGATAACACACAAGAATATGTATAGGTTTTTCCTTTTGAGGCCCTCTAGTAGGGATTGCGAAAGCACAAAGGTTTAAGGACAGAGGAAATTACTATAATTCTTGTTGTGGAGGCAGGGGAAAATGTGTGATGGAAAGGTTGCTATTCAGTTGGATTGCTAAGACAAAAGGGTACTATGATGCCAAATCTAATTGGTCTTGCCTTGATTGCATTTTAGGAAATGGTTACTCAGTTTCTCAGGGCTTCTCTTTTGTTTATGACCCTATTGATTCCATATGGATATTAAGCTTCATTATAAATTCAGAAACCCAGGATGCATTGCTTCTCTAGGctctttgcagtttgtgtgatTCTGCTGTTTTGGTTCAAATGGAAGCTTGCTTTCCTTCCAGGGAAATGCACATGCTTATTTCTGCAATAGTCTTGCTTAGGGTCAAAGATAAATTCCAAGGTTGAAGAAAAGTTGTCTGGTAACAAGAACACAGAAAAGCTATTCAGGACCTGGTTCATAGGCTATGAAACTTAAGGGAGTTCTGACAAGATACCAAACTTTGCCTATAACACGTAGCTATTGTTTGCCTTCATTTATTAATATAGAATTAATAGCCTAGAGAGATTAGCAAGCatacctaaaaaataaagttGTCCTCCTATAATCAAAAGAAGCTGTTTCAGTTTCTAGCCTACCATTTGGCCATCAAGGAGGATAATGAATGCCCTTTCCATACAAATCTAGTGTTATTGTTTGCAGATTTAGTGGAGTTTATGGGAGAACAAGATGGTAGACTGCTGTCATTGAGTGCTTGTCATATAACTCCTTTTGTATCTAAAATCTCTTTATTTTCTTGACATGTACTTTTGCCAGAACTGCATACTGCAGACAGTCTGATACATCTCAGACCCTTTCTGTGTAATGATGCCATTAAAACAGTATTAGATGATTCTCCATTTCCTTAGACTGTTGCTTGGATTTCAGTTTTAGGGGAATGGAGCAGGGCAGTTTATTCTTCTAGGTGAAGATATCATCGTAGGGGaagaaaatgacacacacacacacacttggattCATGTTTAGTAACAATAACtcaaaaacaaaaattgactATAATAAAAACTCATGTCAAGAGCCAAATACACTGGAGattatttttgtatgtgtgtttttctctGACTGTCTGTCTGACTTTTCTGTACTAGCTGTTGCATCCCAGCAGACTTCATTCTCATATTCTACTTTATGCTGTGATAGAGTCAAACAGTACTACTTGCTGCCTCAGGAAATTAAGAAAAATAGCATAACTGCATCCTTAAAAGGTCTGGGCAATTTTATGGCCATTAATAATGTTTGCAGCTGTACAGATGACACAAGAGTAATTAAATTTCAAGTTCCAGGTTGTAAAGTGATCATTTGCCAGGACTGGGAGCAATTGTTTTTCCCTTCATGGGGTCTGCCTTTTGGCAAGGCATATTTACGAGGAGATTTTAGTTATCTGTGAAGTTTGTCATCATTGTGATAGACCAAAAAGCTCATCTAATATGATAGCAATTCCAGTATTTCTAGTCAGAGTCTAGACATTGACATTGTCTAGACCAAAAAGAGAACAGGAATCTTGTTCAAAAAGAATATTTATTGTAAAGGAATTAGTCAAATCACTGAGAATGCTTCAATTAGTTCCTGCTTAATTATACGTAGTAAGAAGATGACATCTAGTTTTACTGTGGAGCTTTTTTCTTACTTTAAGAATAAACCATTGACCCAGTGAAATTAGCTGCACCTATATGCACCTACTTATAAATGAAGATGGCTGATGCTGCCGCAGTTGGCAGAATCACAATGTTTTGCTTTTGGAGGGACTTATTGCCCTCACAAGTGTCGTCATCAGCCCTGTCAACACTGATAATGTCAAACTTTTTTCTTTGTATTCTGTTTGTTATTTGTTTCTGTGTATTCATACCTATGGGACCTGCACAGAACTTTGGAAGTTTCTAGAGCTTAGCGTCTATTGAGCAATAGTGCATGCCCAAGTAAGTATGGTCTCCACCATCTCACTCAGTAGTTCTGTTCTGCAGCAGAAACATAGAGAATATTTTTTCTCTGGTTGGTAAACCTGTGTGACCAAGAACACTtcaattttgtttcctttttttagcctactttccagtaggcatatgagaccacccagcattccgtgtgtgcccgtccgtgtgtccatgtgtgtgtctctcccccaccccatcaacctCACAATCCCTGGACCCCAATATgtaccaaattgagtacagtggtagagacacataaggacacttcagcagtgtagtttgtggttatgtgatccaccccaattcaagatagcagatgcacAAACATTTGAGATTTTTAACTTGTTAAACTTTTGAGGTGAACTAAGTTGTGAACCGCCTggtttaaaccaaatttgctacacctgtaggaacacatagggatgcctcaatggtgtagtttgcagTGAttttatccaccccaattcaagatggcagatgcatgcaggtgcaagtgggctaacttttgaactgcctaactgatttggaccaaatttagtccagttgtagggatagaaaaaggaaagtAGCCattttagttcttactagaacaacttgttgttctttacttttttctttattttcaacCACTTCTTCTGTATTTGTGTTGTATTTCAACTGTGCAACCATGCTCCCTACCATTTCCCTGGCTTGGAGGCTTATTCTGAAAATGTCCTTCAAAAAGTGCTAAACCTACCTTTTCTTCCTTGGAAAGGAACTGGAAACTTCATTTGCAAAGAAACTTCCTTTCCAAGGTATAAAAGAGAGCAAACATGCCTGTCTTTAGAGTGGACAGTAGAGAGGAAAGTCTACTTCCAAAATATCCGGAAATAGGTAAGATGCAATAGATTGTCTAGACATCCTACTTGTCCCTGGCTACAGGCAACTGATAATTTCCCCCACATTTCAAATGCTAAagccaaacctgtttgcacagttTTGGTCCCATCCACTACTCTGTGCAGGTCTTAGAGCACTTGGCAACACTCCTGTGGTGTCATTAGGAGTTGTGGTTATAGAAGCACCTTAGCCTGCACTGGCATCATTCCTGCACTGGCATCACTGGACTTAACTttggccttggacctgattctCCAACTGTCAGATGTAACAACAACCTTTGTGGAACTGAAGGCTTCATTTAAGGTCACAAAGAAGCACAACTTCCCAGACTTCCTCAGTCCCCTAGCAAAAGCAGAAACCAAAATCTTCACTGCTTGATCTCCAGAAATCTGTAGGTTACTTGCTTGATCTCCAGCAATCTGTGGGTTACTGTTGTCACTACTATAAACTGCTACTCCCATTCTTGgtcatgcccccctcccctgcataaAACCCATTGGATGaagcactctccctccctcccactgccaCATTAGGACTATGATTAGGACTAGCCTCCTAACAACCATATGGCATCATTGCTATATGAACCATCACCTAATTACAACCTTCCTGCTTTGGCCTCCTCAGCAATGTCAAGCCACATCATATCACCCATTTTAGTACTAACCTCACTACTGGACACTACACAGGCTACAGGCTGGAGTCCTGTATCCATTTTTCCTGTTCACCTATTCTGTACTACTGGCTACTCTCACTCTTTATGATAACCCAAGACCAATCTCCCAGTTCAGCATCACTCCCCTCTCTAGAagtcagatgctgctgctgctgctgctcctcctcctccaaagccAATCTCACTCTGACTCAATTTGGTATCACTGTCCTTGACATCTGATACTGCTTCAGACTTCTCACTACCAGAGCTAGTCAGAGATActgttgatgaaactgcctcaAGGGTGTTTGGTCGGCACCCCCAGTTCgagcaaatgtggggaatttagctcaaaaggggagacagttccagtcagccttaatttgtgcaagtgtatgaactcaagaaatgAGCTTGaaagagaggttttaattaacgaAAAGGAGTTTACTGGAAAAAATATAATTTCCTAGGTGGTCCTAACATAAAAGCAATGTAAGGCACATTTaggttaaagttccaaataaagtgtaaattcccaggcggacTAGAGAGGTATTTTAAGACAGAGGGTCaggatttcagaaataagagaaagggataggttcagccctgaagaagctgagcaagaggctatatcacctgtcctgaagaggggTACACCCAGGCGGTCTGCTGGAGTTTCTCTTGCAATCTGTTGGGGTCCtgagtgagaggcactgagatGTTTCACAGTGGGAGATCCAGGGGTAATAATAATGAAGAAGCACTCTGtatcatggagttagggatacttatatcccaaaacgtgccttgaggacacttttcttttgtcatactttgctgaataggaTAGCCCATACAGGCTTCTTTGGAATGCATTGTTTCTGATCCaccttcctgagtaggaaggtgtgtgaatcacctattgtattcaaggctgattgtgaaaacagttggagtgtgcaggtgcatccaGAGCATCCTGTTCTGGaaagggcttcccaatagttctatcaagagtttcagtgggcacctcttcaaagttacatcactgactcatccctattgtaatggtctgctgtcttatctgccttcacTTCCTGGCCGGAATGTTTAGTTTAccacaggtgttatctctcttgcaagaggaagaggggagtttagatttcattccaagtctgaaatgatcttgaatgccagacactagcagtagctagttctggagtctgcttagccaggggCTCCTCACAAAAAgagggagtgtggatctaatcccctttccaatttgtgggccttggagccaaatctaggggctaCCAGTaagccaactaagcaacttgtccccatgtataacatagactagGAGCTCACATTggggtgcagctcctgagcatagcaaaagtgcaatctccaagcctggagatgcagttgcaaccagggaggcttcacCTGTGGGGGACATCTACCTGTACATGGAATAGATTACATGCATTATGTGTTCAACACCTCCATCCTTCCTTAGGACCTCTTCTGTCAACTGGTTGAAACAGATATATGTGTTCCAGTGATGCACTTATGGTTCCAGCACTACTGTCACCAAAAACATCTTAGATGTCATTTGTCTCACCTACATCCTGATGCCTTGAATATGTACCAACTCCTTATGAAGCTCTTTCCTTTTCTGATACCCTGTTTGAAACTCATGGTTGTTGAAGTAGCTGAATCTCACAACAGGCAAACTTCACTCTTCCCAAAGGATCAAGAATGCTGCAAGTTGGACTCTATGGAGGAAAAACTCTACTCCATAACTACTCCATACCTCTACTCCATACAGCAAATTGTTAATTACCAAACCTTTATATCACAATACCAATACTATGGGAAACATTAATGTAGTTTTATCACCTTCCCCAAGAGAGATGGCAATTCTCCTTTTCTTTCAAAATGTGCTTCCATCTTGCCACGCAACAAATCCATAGCTTATGCCACATGGTTAGCTATTGCTGAATTAAGACGTAACAGAAAAACAagatcccttcacctccggtttcctaacCTGCACATTCGAATTCAGGAAAATGGAGTTTGTGCAGGAAAGGGACtcttggtttccctccccaaactctaatctaaaccttcagttcagagtggagtttgtgcactgcaaactccatttctgtggtgccagcattacatctgaatgctggcaccacagttgtGGCCCCATGGAACCGGAGCtaagaggaagctcctccttcactctggcccaattggctgggcaggctgtccttctgttaagaaggaaacccacacagccagctcccccgactctctgcagtctcactgactgcagaaaggcagcTCTTCCCAATGCCCGGATGTGAATGGGAGAGCAGGGGTAGGGAGCTTGGAAGCATGGGTCTGGTGGACCTTAAGTTTCACGTTATTTCTGAATGGGGCCTTTGTCTCAAAGCCATTGTGGTTCAATAGCTCTCTACCACCAGGCATAGCTCCATTCTAGGGGCTTGGCTCAGGAAGCTTGGCTGAACATCAAAGATCTTCTGTTTGATGGGGATGCCATCTTTTCTCTATGCATTGGTGACAGGATGCTCTATGCCCAAAAaaacacccacccccccaccccagtttatgGCCTGATTGAGCATTCCACTAAAACCTTCCAATCAAAAAagccattcactcactcactcatcacATCATGATCTTTCCCTACATGATGACTGGCTATTGGTTGTTTCATCTCACAAACCACTTCTATGTAAACTCTATATCTCCTCACATAGCTGGATTGCACCGTACATCTGAAAAAAAAATATTATCTTCATCCATCAAATGTATCCCGTTCATAGGAACAGTTCGCACTCCCATCACCTGCTGCCATTTAGGT of the Hemicordylus capensis ecotype Gifberg chromosome 3, rHemCap1.1.pri, whole genome shotgun sequence genome contains:
- the VGLL3 gene encoding transcription cofactor vestigial-like protein 3 isoform X1; protein product: MSCSDVVRHQPQATCRPPQLTLPSAVAAAACPTTPCPLTVPPFTQSQQNKLAVYSKMQESLEVTLPNKQDEDEKDQPAEMEYLNSRCVLFTYFQGDIGSVVDEHFSRALNQASSFNPETVISKSKTGLNHLWRENSTIASQRSGFPASFWTSSYQTPPPPCLSGVHHDFPVTAPGTFSTADPSTWPGHALHQTAPPPPPSMSESWHYPLASQVSPSYGHMHDVYMHHHPHAHMHHHHPAPHLDPRYRPLLMPSVCAGKIPPPQCDAAKADPTAVTTATSAWAGAFHGTVDIVPTFGFDSGIQHPDKSKDTSWF
- the VGLL3 gene encoding transcription cofactor vestigial-like protein 3 isoform X2, which translates into the protein MQESLEVTLPNKQDEDEKDQPAEMEYLNSRCVLFTYFQGDIGSVVDEHFSRALNQASSFNPETVISKSKTGLNHLWRENSTIASQRSGFPASFWTSSYQTPPPPCLSGVHHDFPVTAPGTFSTADPSTWPGHALHQTAPPPPPSMSESWHYPLASQVSPSYGHMHDVYMHHHPHAHMHHHHPAPHLDPRYRPLLMPSVCAGKIPPPQCDAAKADPTAVTTATSAWAGAFHGTVDIVPTFGFDSGIQHPDKSKDTSWF